A part of Setaria viridis chromosome 8, Setaria_viridis_v4.0, whole genome shotgun sequence genomic DNA contains:
- the LOC117866592 gene encoding disease resistance protein RGA2 isoform X2 has product MAELAASLVVGPLVSLVKEKASNYLLDKYKVMEGMEKQHEVLKRKLPAILDVIADAEKQASSHREGVKEWLGGLKTVAYQAIDIFDEFEYEALRRQAKKNGHITKLGKAGVKLFPTHNRVIFRIRMASKLQRVVDAIKDLVHHMNEFGFNSHQHQQAPALKEGRETDSNIVDPKNIVSRSRHEERKKIVEILVNDQATNGDLKVLPIVGMGGLGKTTLAQLIYNDPQVKDHFQLLKWVCVSDDFNLSNLANKICNASEGSLEEALKKLQEQLKGKRYLLVLDDVWDEESFLDNWEKFKTCLEQGGVGSAVLTTTRNTEIAQLMGTIGISHERKYLDVGTLGKEFIQEIIETRAFSLHKRDDELVNLVGPIADRCAGSPLAAKALGSILRKKTTTEEWEDVLQRSNICTVETGILPILKLSYDELPTDMKPCFTFCALYPKDYQIDVDNLIQLWMANGFIVSEQNKVPIETVGKRIVNEMVSRSLFEYVEQDPTRFGYSSTTFLKIHDLMHDVAVSATEDECIYITAKMIESGELLPSATRHVHFETWEGQLFANIDILSIRTLLVVPEGYYRDERHSSKYSSLRALALPASYYKYLPMKPKHLHHLRYLDISKSRVEALPDDISILYNLQTLKLSGCKELSMLPKQMKYMTALCHLYTDGCTKLQCMPPELGRLTSLRTLTCFVVSSDSDCSSLGELKNLNIGGSLELKQLENVTEARNARQANLGNKKELRQLSLRWTSGKEEEQQCNEVLEVLEVHDRLLALEIEGYQGTNFPLWMGVLRNMVELRLSWCCKSEQLPPLCQLPALQLLHLEGLTKLQFLCSSCTSSTFGKLKDLKLVGLHNFDRFYDQVVQEELVAFPQLEKLYIQGSRKLTALPEAGVLRKWYDGGEYTMVRSAFPGLKSLVLKSLRSFERWEPLLFPLLETVRIDSCNKLTTLPRAPKLRELCLSMRYEETQQMSLGATRYMTSLSNLELERIEVDGKDKWDYISSVTNMHLDSCSLFFQSHALALWACFRQLQDLVISWSNDLIYWPENEFQNLVSLRRLKIGHCESLVGYAPDQATLERSQLLPCLESLRISFCDSLVEVFNPTPALKKMDVEYCKNLKTISFKQQDKTSLNAGRPSTDVIMASTAVQEDLSPSGRSNFLPSSLETLRIEECDGLLEVLNLPSSLKEIDIRGCSQLQILSGELDALKKLTVCRCPELRSLESCMIEIPALEQLTLVVCKNLTSLPSGTGEYSSLRDLSVNNCPGIKSLVSDLRERYGIPVNPLDVIFEERSPSLLGRLCS; this is encoded by the exons ATGGCTGAACTAGCGGCCAGCCTGGTGGTGGGCCCACTGGTGTCCCTGGTGAAGGAGAAGGCGTCCAACTATCTCCTGGACAAGTACAAGGTGATGGAGGGTATGGAGAAGCAGCACGAGGTCCTCAAGCGCAAGCTGCCTGCCATCCTCGACGTCATCGCCGACGCTGAGAAGCAGGCGTCGTCCCACCGGGAAGGAGTGAAGGAATGGCTTGGCGGGCTCAAGACGGTGGCATACCAGGCGATCGACATCTTTGATGAGTTCGAGTATGAGGCGCTCCGTCGTCAAGCCAAGAAGAATGGGCACATCACCAAGCTTGGCAAGGCTGGAGTAAAGCTCTTTCCTACTCACAACCGTGTTATATTCCGTATCAGGATGGCCAGCAAGCTTCAACGCGTTGTTGACGCCATCAAGGACCTTGTGCATCACATGAACGAGTTTGGGTTCAACAGCCATCAACACCAGCAGGCACCAGCACTGAAGGAGGGGCGTGAGACGGATTCCAATATCGTTGATCCTAAAAATATTGTTAGCCGATCTAGGCATgaggaaaggaagaaaattgTTGAGATATTGGTCAACGATCAAGCTACCAATGGTGATCTCAAGGTTCTTCCCATCGTTGGAATGGGAGGTTTGGGCAAGACCACCCTCGCTCAGCTCATCTACAACGATCCTCAAGTCAAGGATCATTTTCAGCTACTAAAGTGGGTGTGTGTGTCAGATGATTTCAATCTGAGTAATCTTGCCAACAAAATTTGTAACGCTTCGGAGGGTTCCCTTGAAGAGGCACTGAAGAAGCTTCAGGAACAGCTTAAGGGAAAGAG GTACCTTCTTGTATTGGATGACGTATGGGATGAGGAGAGCTTCTTGGACAACTGGGAAAAGTTCAAGACCTGTCTTGAACAAGGTGGTGTCGGTAGTGCCGTACTGACAACGACCCGTAACACAGAAATAGCTCAATTAATGGGTACAATTGGGATCTCACACGAAAGGAAATACCTTGATGTCGGAACTTTGGGCAAGGAATTCATACAGGAAATTATTGAAACAAGAGCATTCAGTTTGCATAAGCGAGATGATGAGCTTGTAAACCTGGTTGGTCCGATTGCAGACAGATGTGCTGGGTCGCCATTGGCAGCCAAAGCTCTAGGGTCTATATTGCGTAAGAAGACCACTACGGAAGAATGGGAGGATGTGCTACAGAGAAGCAACATATGCACTGTTGAGACTGGAATTTTGCCTATACTTAAGCTTAGCTACGATGAGTTGCCAACTGACATGAAGCCATGCTTTACTTTTTGTGCTCTGTATCCAAAGGATTATCAAATTGATGTGGACAACCTTATCCAACTATGGATGGCTAATGGTTTTATCGTCTCCGAACAAAACAAGGTACCAATTGAAACCGTGGGTAAACGGATTGTCAACGAGATGGTTTCAAGGTCATTGTTCGAGTATGTGGAGCAAGATCCAACAAGGTTCGGGTATAGTTCTACAACTTTTTTGAAGATCCATGACCTTATGCACGATGTTGCAGTGTCTGCTACAGAAGACGAGTGCATATATATAACTGCTAAAATGATTGAAAGTGGTGAATTACTTCCAAGTGCTACCCGCCATGTACATTTTGAAACATGGGAGGGACAACTTTTTGCAAATATTGATATTTTATCTATCCGAACGTTGCTTGTAGTTCCTGAGGGATATTATCGAGATGAGCGGCATTCATCCAAATATAGTTCTCTGCGAGCACTTGCTCTACCAGCATCATATTATAAATATTTGCCAATGAAACCAAAGCATCTGCACCACCTTAGATACCTTGATATCTCTAAGAGTAGAGTCGAAGCACTTCCAGATGACATAAGCATACTATATAATCTTCAGACACTTAAACTTTCTGGTTGTAAGGAACTTAGTATGCTTCCGAAGCAAATGAAGTACATGACTGCCCTTTGTCATCTCTACACTGATGGATGCACGAAGTTACAGTGTATGCCTCCGGAGCTTGGACGACTCACCTCTCTTCGAACACTTACATGCTTTGTAGTGAGCAGTGACTCGGATTGTAGTAGTCTTGGAGAGCTAAAAAATTTGAACATTGGTGGTTCACTAGAGCTAAAGCAGCTCGAAAATGTGACAGAAGCAAGAAATGCAAGACAAGCAAATCTTGGAAATAAGAAGGAACTGAGACAGCTGTCATTAAGGTGGACAAGTGGTAAGGAGGAGGAACAGCAATGTAACGAGGTGCTAGAGGTTCTCGAAGTTCATGATAGACTACTAGCTCTAGAAATAGAAGGCTACCAAGGCACCAATTTTCCATTATGGATGGGTGTGTTAAGAAACATGGTTGAGCTTCGGCTATCTTGGTGTTGCAAATCTGAGCAGCTTCCTCCATTGTGCCAGTTACCAGCACTACAGCTTCTTCATTTGGAAGGATTGACAAAGTTGCAGTTCTTGTGCAGCAGTTGTACATCCTCCACATTTGGAAAGCTTAAGGATCTTAAGCTTGTTGGTCTTCATAATTTTGATAGGTTTTATGATCAGGTAGTGCAAGAAGAGCTAGTAGCATTTCCTCAGCTCGAGAAATTGTATATTCAAGGAAGCAGAAAATTGACAGCATTACCAGAAGCGGGAGTGCTCAGAAAATGGTATGATGGTGGAGAATATACAATGGTCCGCTCAGCATTCCCAGGATTGAAGAGCCTCGTATTGAAAAGTTTACGGAGCTTTGAGAGATGGGAACCACTACTATTCCCTTTGCTTGAGACTGTCCGTATTGATAGTTGCAACAAGTTAACCACTCTGCCTAGAGCACCAAAGCTCAGGGAACTATGCCTATCTATGAGATATGAAGAAACCCAACAGATGTCCCTGGGAGCAACTAGATATATGACGTCACTGTCCAATTTGGAACTGGAAAGAATCGAGGTGGATGGCAAGGACAAATGGGACTATATTTCATCTGTGACAAATATGCACCTTGACTCCTGCAGTTTGTTCTTCCAATCACATGCACTAGCTCTGTGGGCTTGTTTTCGGCAGCTGCAAGATCTGGTTATCTCTTGGTCGAATGACCTAATCTACTGGCCGGAAAATGAGTTCCAAAATTTGGTTTCCTTGCGGAGGCTGAAAATTGGGCATTGCGAGAGTCTGGTTGGATATGCTCCTGACCAGGCAACATTAGAAAGGAGCCAACTTTTGCCCTGCCTCGAGTCTCTACGTATATCTTTTTGCGATAGTCTGGTAGAGGTCTTCAACCCTACCCCTGCCCTCAAGAAGATGGATGTTGAATACTGTAAAAATCTGAAGACCATATCCTTCAAGCAACAGGACAAGACATCATTAAATGCAGGTCGTCCTAGCACTGACGTCATCATGGCATCCACTGCTGTACAGGAGGATCTCTCACCATCCGGCCGGAGTAATTTCCTTCCATCATCTCTAGAAACTCTGAGAATCGAGGAATGTGATGGATTGTTAGAGGTTCTCAATCTTCCCTCATCCCTTAAAGAAATAGATATTCGTGGTTGCTCCCAACTACAAATCCTATCAGGCGAGCTGGATGCACTCAAAAAGCTAACAGTTTGTAGGTGCCCAGAGTTGAGATCATTAGAATCATGCATGATCGAGATCCCAGCATTGGAACAGCTCACTCTGGTAGTTTGCAAAAACCTGACATCCTTGCCCAGTGGGACAGGAGAATACTCATCTCTCAGGGACCTATCGGTTAACAACTGTCCAGGTATAAAGTCACTTGTTTCAGACCTGCGGGAGCGGTATGGCATCCCAGTCAATCCACTAGATGTCATTTTTGAAG AACGCTCTCCATCGCTGCTTGGGCGTCTCTGCTCCTAG
- the LOC117866592 gene encoding disease resistance protein RGA2 isoform X1 produces the protein MAELAASLVVGPLVSLVKEKASNYLLDKYKVMEGMEKQHEVLKRKLPAILDVIADAEKQASSHREGVKEWLGGLKTVAYQAIDIFDEFEYEALRRQAKKNGHITKLGKAGVKLFPTHNRVIFRIRMASKLQRVVDAIKDLVHHMNEFGFNSHQHQQAPALKEGRETDSNIVDPKNIVSRSRHEERKKIVEILVNDQATNGDLKVLPIVGMGGLGKTTLAQLIYNDPQVKDHFQLLKWVCVSDDFNLSNLANKICNASEGSLEEALKKLQEQLKGKRYLLVLDDVWDEESFLDNWEKFKTCLEQGGVGSAVLTTTRNTEIAQLMGTIGISHERKYLDVGTLGKEFIQEIIETRAFSLHKRDDELVNLVGPIADRCAGSPLAAKALGSILRKKTTTEEWEDVLQRSNICTVETGILPILKLSYDELPTDMKPCFTFCALYPKDYQIDVDNLIQLWMANGFIVSEQNKVPIETVGKRIVNEMVSRSLFEYVEQDPTRFGYSSTTFLKIHDLMHDVAVSATEDECIYITAKMIESGELLPSATRHVHFETWEGQLFANIDILSIRTLLVVPEGYYRDERHSSKYSSLRALALPASYYKYLPMKPKHLHHLRYLDISKSRVEALPDDISILYNLQTLKLSGCKELSMLPKQMKYMTALCHLYTDGCTKLQCMPPELGRLTSLRTLTCFVVSSDSDCSSLGELKNLNIGGSLELKQLENVTEARNARQANLGNKKELRQLSLRWTSGKEEEQQCNEVLEVLEVHDRLLALEIEGYQGTNFPLWMGVLRNMVELRLSWCCKSEQLPPLCQLPALQLLHLEGLTKLQFLCSSCTSSTFGKLKDLKLVGLHNFDRFYDQVVQEELVAFPQLEKLYIQGSRKLTALPEAGVLRKWYDGGEYTMVRSAFPGLKSLVLKSLRSFERWEPLLFPLLETVRIDSCNKLTTLPRAPKLRELCLSMRYEETQQMSLGATRYMTSLSNLELERIEVDGKDKWDYISSVTNMHLDSCSLFFQSHALALWACFRQLQDLVISWSNDLIYWPENEFQNLVSLRRLKIGHCESLVGYAPDQATLERSQLLPCLESLRISFCDSLVEVFNPTPALKKMDVEYCKNLKTISFKQQDKTSLNAGRPSTDVIMASTAVQEDLSPSGRSNFLPSSLETLRIEECDGLLEVLNLPSSLKEIDIRGCSQLQILSGELDALKKLTVCRCPELRSLESCMIEIPALEQLTLVVCKNLTSLPSGTGEYSSLRDLSVNNCPGIKSLVSDLRERYGIPVNPLDVIFEGILNPLDAINAIFEERSPSLLGRLCS, from the exons ATGGCTGAACTAGCGGCCAGCCTGGTGGTGGGCCCACTGGTGTCCCTGGTGAAGGAGAAGGCGTCCAACTATCTCCTGGACAAGTACAAGGTGATGGAGGGTATGGAGAAGCAGCACGAGGTCCTCAAGCGCAAGCTGCCTGCCATCCTCGACGTCATCGCCGACGCTGAGAAGCAGGCGTCGTCCCACCGGGAAGGAGTGAAGGAATGGCTTGGCGGGCTCAAGACGGTGGCATACCAGGCGATCGACATCTTTGATGAGTTCGAGTATGAGGCGCTCCGTCGTCAAGCCAAGAAGAATGGGCACATCACCAAGCTTGGCAAGGCTGGAGTAAAGCTCTTTCCTACTCACAACCGTGTTATATTCCGTATCAGGATGGCCAGCAAGCTTCAACGCGTTGTTGACGCCATCAAGGACCTTGTGCATCACATGAACGAGTTTGGGTTCAACAGCCATCAACACCAGCAGGCACCAGCACTGAAGGAGGGGCGTGAGACGGATTCCAATATCGTTGATCCTAAAAATATTGTTAGCCGATCTAGGCATgaggaaaggaagaaaattgTTGAGATATTGGTCAACGATCAAGCTACCAATGGTGATCTCAAGGTTCTTCCCATCGTTGGAATGGGAGGTTTGGGCAAGACCACCCTCGCTCAGCTCATCTACAACGATCCTCAAGTCAAGGATCATTTTCAGCTACTAAAGTGGGTGTGTGTGTCAGATGATTTCAATCTGAGTAATCTTGCCAACAAAATTTGTAACGCTTCGGAGGGTTCCCTTGAAGAGGCACTGAAGAAGCTTCAGGAACAGCTTAAGGGAAAGAG GTACCTTCTTGTATTGGATGACGTATGGGATGAGGAGAGCTTCTTGGACAACTGGGAAAAGTTCAAGACCTGTCTTGAACAAGGTGGTGTCGGTAGTGCCGTACTGACAACGACCCGTAACACAGAAATAGCTCAATTAATGGGTACAATTGGGATCTCACACGAAAGGAAATACCTTGATGTCGGAACTTTGGGCAAGGAATTCATACAGGAAATTATTGAAACAAGAGCATTCAGTTTGCATAAGCGAGATGATGAGCTTGTAAACCTGGTTGGTCCGATTGCAGACAGATGTGCTGGGTCGCCATTGGCAGCCAAAGCTCTAGGGTCTATATTGCGTAAGAAGACCACTACGGAAGAATGGGAGGATGTGCTACAGAGAAGCAACATATGCACTGTTGAGACTGGAATTTTGCCTATACTTAAGCTTAGCTACGATGAGTTGCCAACTGACATGAAGCCATGCTTTACTTTTTGTGCTCTGTATCCAAAGGATTATCAAATTGATGTGGACAACCTTATCCAACTATGGATGGCTAATGGTTTTATCGTCTCCGAACAAAACAAGGTACCAATTGAAACCGTGGGTAAACGGATTGTCAACGAGATGGTTTCAAGGTCATTGTTCGAGTATGTGGAGCAAGATCCAACAAGGTTCGGGTATAGTTCTACAACTTTTTTGAAGATCCATGACCTTATGCACGATGTTGCAGTGTCTGCTACAGAAGACGAGTGCATATATATAACTGCTAAAATGATTGAAAGTGGTGAATTACTTCCAAGTGCTACCCGCCATGTACATTTTGAAACATGGGAGGGACAACTTTTTGCAAATATTGATATTTTATCTATCCGAACGTTGCTTGTAGTTCCTGAGGGATATTATCGAGATGAGCGGCATTCATCCAAATATAGTTCTCTGCGAGCACTTGCTCTACCAGCATCATATTATAAATATTTGCCAATGAAACCAAAGCATCTGCACCACCTTAGATACCTTGATATCTCTAAGAGTAGAGTCGAAGCACTTCCAGATGACATAAGCATACTATATAATCTTCAGACACTTAAACTTTCTGGTTGTAAGGAACTTAGTATGCTTCCGAAGCAAATGAAGTACATGACTGCCCTTTGTCATCTCTACACTGATGGATGCACGAAGTTACAGTGTATGCCTCCGGAGCTTGGACGACTCACCTCTCTTCGAACACTTACATGCTTTGTAGTGAGCAGTGACTCGGATTGTAGTAGTCTTGGAGAGCTAAAAAATTTGAACATTGGTGGTTCACTAGAGCTAAAGCAGCTCGAAAATGTGACAGAAGCAAGAAATGCAAGACAAGCAAATCTTGGAAATAAGAAGGAACTGAGACAGCTGTCATTAAGGTGGACAAGTGGTAAGGAGGAGGAACAGCAATGTAACGAGGTGCTAGAGGTTCTCGAAGTTCATGATAGACTACTAGCTCTAGAAATAGAAGGCTACCAAGGCACCAATTTTCCATTATGGATGGGTGTGTTAAGAAACATGGTTGAGCTTCGGCTATCTTGGTGTTGCAAATCTGAGCAGCTTCCTCCATTGTGCCAGTTACCAGCACTACAGCTTCTTCATTTGGAAGGATTGACAAAGTTGCAGTTCTTGTGCAGCAGTTGTACATCCTCCACATTTGGAAAGCTTAAGGATCTTAAGCTTGTTGGTCTTCATAATTTTGATAGGTTTTATGATCAGGTAGTGCAAGAAGAGCTAGTAGCATTTCCTCAGCTCGAGAAATTGTATATTCAAGGAAGCAGAAAATTGACAGCATTACCAGAAGCGGGAGTGCTCAGAAAATGGTATGATGGTGGAGAATATACAATGGTCCGCTCAGCATTCCCAGGATTGAAGAGCCTCGTATTGAAAAGTTTACGGAGCTTTGAGAGATGGGAACCACTACTATTCCCTTTGCTTGAGACTGTCCGTATTGATAGTTGCAACAAGTTAACCACTCTGCCTAGAGCACCAAAGCTCAGGGAACTATGCCTATCTATGAGATATGAAGAAACCCAACAGATGTCCCTGGGAGCAACTAGATATATGACGTCACTGTCCAATTTGGAACTGGAAAGAATCGAGGTGGATGGCAAGGACAAATGGGACTATATTTCATCTGTGACAAATATGCACCTTGACTCCTGCAGTTTGTTCTTCCAATCACATGCACTAGCTCTGTGGGCTTGTTTTCGGCAGCTGCAAGATCTGGTTATCTCTTGGTCGAATGACCTAATCTACTGGCCGGAAAATGAGTTCCAAAATTTGGTTTCCTTGCGGAGGCTGAAAATTGGGCATTGCGAGAGTCTGGTTGGATATGCTCCTGACCAGGCAACATTAGAAAGGAGCCAACTTTTGCCCTGCCTCGAGTCTCTACGTATATCTTTTTGCGATAGTCTGGTAGAGGTCTTCAACCCTACCCCTGCCCTCAAGAAGATGGATGTTGAATACTGTAAAAATCTGAAGACCATATCCTTCAAGCAACAGGACAAGACATCATTAAATGCAGGTCGTCCTAGCACTGACGTCATCATGGCATCCACTGCTGTACAGGAGGATCTCTCACCATCCGGCCGGAGTAATTTCCTTCCATCATCTCTAGAAACTCTGAGAATCGAGGAATGTGATGGATTGTTAGAGGTTCTCAATCTTCCCTCATCCCTTAAAGAAATAGATATTCGTGGTTGCTCCCAACTACAAATCCTATCAGGCGAGCTGGATGCACTCAAAAAGCTAACAGTTTGTAGGTGCCCAGAGTTGAGATCATTAGAATCATGCATGATCGAGATCCCAGCATTGGAACAGCTCACTCTGGTAGTTTGCAAAAACCTGACATCCTTGCCCAGTGGGACAGGAGAATACTCATCTCTCAGGGACCTATCGGTTAACAACTGTCCAGGTATAAAGTCACTTGTTTCAGACCTGCGGGAGCGGTATGGCATCCCAGTCAATCCACTAGATGTCATTTTTGAAGGTATCCTCAATCCACTAGATgccataaatgccatttttgaAG AACGCTCTCCATCGCTGCTTGGGCGTCTCTGCTCCTAG